CTCGATGTTTTTTCTTATGCCGGTGGGTTTTCAGTACATGCGCTTTCTAACGGTGCTAAAGAAGTTACTAGTTTAGACATAAGTAAACAAGCTTTAGAAATTGCCCTAGAAAATGGTAAGCTAAACAAATTTAAAGGAAAACACCATACTATAGCTGGCGATGCCTTTTTAGAATTGAAAAAATTAATAAAAGAAAAGGTTACTTTTGATGTGGTTGTTATAGATCCGCCAAGTTTTGCAAAACAGGCTTCGGAAATAGAACTAGCCAAAAAGAAATATGCGCAATTAGCTGAATTAGGAGAAAAACTTACAGCCAAAAATGGTATGCTTGTTTTAGCGTCTTGTTCTTCTCGTGTTCTTGCTCAAGAATTTTACGATATTAATAGCGAGGTGTTAGCCTCTATAAAACGTAATTATAAAATCCTTTCAAAAACTCAGCATGATACAGATCATCCTGTAGGATTTCCAGAGGGAGCTTATTTAAAAACGGTTTATTATCGATTTATAGATTAGGTGTTGGTGATCGAGGTAATAGAATAAATGTTATGCGTGCATAATATTTTACTATATTTGTATAAATCAATACAGCCAAATGGAAACTAAGCTCACCACACTACTTAATATAAAACACCCAATAATTCAGGCACCAATGTTTTTGGTATCTAATACCGCTATGGTTATCGAAGCCATGAAAAGTGGTATTGCTGGATGTATTCCTGCTTTAAACTACCGAACGCTAGAAGAACTAAAAGTGGCTATTCTGGAGTTGAAAGCAGCAAAAGTAGAAGGTGGATCTTTTGGTTTTAATTTAATAGTGAATAAATCGAACATAAAGTATAAAGAACAACTGCGCGTACTTTGCGAGGAAGGTTGCGATTTCATAATAACATCTTTAGGAAGTCCAGAAGAAACTATAAACCAAGCTCACAAAGCTGGTATTAAAGTATTTTGTGATGTAACAGATTTACATTTTGCTAAAAAAGTAGAGGGTTTAAAAGCAGATGCTGCTATAGCTGTAAATAATGAAGCTGGTGGACATAGAGGTAAATTATCTCCCGAAGCACTGATAAAAGAATTAAAATCCAATTTAAATATCCCAGTAATATCTGCTGGCGGTGTAGGCTGTAAAGTTGATATAGATAAAATGATAAGTTATGGTGCCGATGGAGTTTCGGTTGGAAGTCCATTTATAGCCTCAGTAGAAGCAGGTGTAACAGAAGAGTACAAACAAGCCTGTGTAGATTATGGAGCGGAAGATATTGTAATGACAGAGCGTATTTCTGGAACACCATGTACCGTAATAAATACACCTTATGTTCAAAAAATTGGAACAAAATCAACTTGGATAGAATCTGTTTTAAATAAAAGTAAAACCCTTAAAAAATGGGTGAAAATGATTCGTTTTTCTATCGGAATGAAAGCAACCGAAAAAGCAGCCACTAAAGCTACTTATAAAACCGTTTGGGTTGCGGGGCCAAGTATATCGCATACCAATGCTATTTTACCGATTAGAGATATTGTGAAAAAGCTAACAAGTTAGTTGTGTTAAAATCGTTTTAATTTTTTCGGCAGTTCTCTTTTTAAGTATAACTTTACGGTATGCAAAAAAGAGAATTAGGAATACACGGATTTGAAGTTAGTGAAGTTGGTTTAGGCTGTTGGCAATTAGGAGCAGATTGGGGAGAAGGACTATCTCAAGAAGCTGGTTTCGAGATTTTAAATGAAGCTGTAAAAAGCGGCATTACCTTTTTTGATACCGCAGATGTTTATGGTAACGGAAAAAGTGAAACTTTAATTGGCGAATTTCTAAAAACCACTCACGCACCAATACGTGTAGCAACTAAATTTGGTCGCGCAGACAATGCATACCCAAATAAATATACCAAAGCCATTTTACGTCAAAGTGTAGAAGCTTCTATAGCGCGTTTAGGTGTCGAATCTTTAGATTTACTACAACTTCATTGCATCCCAACTCAATATTTAGAAAACGGTGATGTTTTTGATTGGTTACGCGAATTAAAAGCAGAAGGACTTATAAAACATTTTGGTGCTAGCGTAGAAACCGTGGAAGAAGGTTTAATTTGCCTTAAGCAAGAAGGCTTACTTTCACTACAAGTAATATTCAATATATTCAGACAAAAACTGGTTACAGATTTGTTGCCACAAGCTCAGGCTAAAGGTGTTGGTATTATTGTACGTTTGCCTTTAGCAAGCGGATTATTATCGGGTAAATTCACAAAAGAGACGGTTTTTCCAGAAAACGATCATCGTAATTACAATAAAAACGGAGAAGCCTTTAACGTTGGCGAAACCTTTGCAGGTCTGCCATTTCAAAAAGGTATAGAGTTTGTAGAAACTATAAAAAAAGATATTCTACCAAGCCACCTATCCATGGTGCAATTGGCCTTGCGTTGGTTGCTCGATCATGAGGCGGTAAGTACTATTATTCCGGGTGCGAGCTCGCCAAAACATATTATTTCTAATGCAGAAGCTTCAACTTTAGAAGCATTGTCACCAGAAGTTCAAGAGGCATTAATCGATTTATACAAAACACAAATTCATCAAGAAATCCGTGGTGGATATTAGTGCTAATTATACCTGATATACATTTTTTGTAACTCAGCTATAGTAATTCATTCTATCTATAAAAATTATTTTGGCGCAACCCGAAATGGGTCGGGCTTTACGCTTCAAGTCCTCGCACTTCCTTCGTCAGGCTGTGGGCTTTACTCTGCAATCCCTTGCGCATAGTTTGCAGCGATAGTTCGTAAAGCAGTGTTTATTGTTTCGTTTTGTTACTTATACAGTGTATTCAGTTATCTAAGTGTGTACTGAATATTGTAAACTGAAAACAACCCATTTTTCCAGCAGAGTAAGCACTAAATACTGAGACTGAAAACTGCCTACTTAAAAAACGATTCACTTCATCGCGTTAGGGATAGAACGGCATGTTTGAAATCCTTTTTGTTTTCCTTAAAAAAACAAAAAGATTGAGTAGTGATAGCCCGACCCTTTTCGGGTAACGCCCTAAAAATAAATTTAAATTTTCTCAGCTAAATATTTTCCAATTTCCGAAGTTTTAATTTTTACAATTTCTTCGGGAGTTCCTACAGCAACAAGGTTTCCACCGGTTTCACCACCTTTAGGTCCTAAGTCGATAATAAAATCGGCACATTTAATAAGCTCTATATTATGTTCGACAACAATAATAGAATGTCCGTTTTCAATTAAAGCATTAAAAGATTTTAATAGTTTTTGAATATCGTGAAAATGCAGTCCGGTTGTAGGTTCATCGAAAATAAAGAGTGCCTTTTCCTTTTTGTTGCCTTTACCTAAAAATGACGCTAGTTTAATACGCTGGGCCTCGCCACCAGAAAGGGTAGAGGAGCTTTGCCCAAGGGTTACATAGCCCAAACCTACATCTTGCAGCGGTTGGAGTTTGTTCTTAATTTTAGCCTGATCGTTGGCCTCGAAAAAAGCCACGGCATCGTCTATGGTTAGGTTTAAAATATCGTCTATATTTTTATCTGCAAAGGTAACTTCGAGCACTTCTTTTTTAAAGCGTTTGCCTTTACAGGTTTCGCACTCTAGGTGCACATCGGCCATAAATTGCATTTCTATAGTCACTTCGCCTTCACCTTTACAGGTTTCGCAACGTCCGCCATCTACATTAAATGAAAAGTGTTTGGCTTGATAGTTTCTAATGATACTTAATTTCTGCTTCGAAAATAAGGCACGAATATCATCGTAAGCTTTTATATAAGTAACCGGATTGGATCGAGATGAGCGCCCAATAGGGTTTTGATCTACAAATTCAATTTGTTTTATGTTTGTAAAATTGCCTTCTAAACTTGAAAACTGTCCGGGTTTGTCCCCGAAATCGGTTAGTTTTTTCTGTAAAGCTGGGTGTAATATTTTTTTAACGAGCGTACTTTTTCCGCTACCAGAAACACCTGTAACTACAGTTAACATGCCTAATGGAAAGCGAACATCTATGTTTTTAAGGTTGTTTTCTCGTGCTCCTTTTATATCGACATAGTATTTAGATTGACGACGTTTTTTAGGAACTTCAATTTTTAAAGTCTCGTTTAAGTATTGAGCTGTTAACGAGTCGGAAGCCAAAATAGCATCGTAATCACCTTGCGCAACAACGTGTCCGCCAAAGGTTCCTGCCTCTGGTCCAATATCGATAATGCTATCGGCAGCCTTCATAATATCTTCGTCGTGCTCTACAACAATTACGGTATTACCTAAATCGCGTAGGGACTTTAAAACCATTATTAAACGTTCGGTATCTTTTGGGTGCAAGCCTATACTAGGCTCATCTAAAATATACATAGATCCCACTAAACTACTACCTAAAGAGGTTGCTAAATTGATACGCTGACTTTCCCCACCGGAAAGTGTATTGGATTTTCTATTTATGGTTAGGTAATCGAGACCAACGTTGGCTAAAAACTCTAAACGGTTATTAATTTCTTTCAATAAACGTTTAGCAATAGTGGTGTCGTGCTCGTTTAATTCTAGGTTATTAAAAAAGTCGGCTAATTGATCTAATGGTTTCTCTACTAAATCGGAAATGCTAGCGCTGCCTACTTTTACATAGTTAGCTTCTACGCGTAGACGTTTGCCATTACAGGTTTTACATTTGGTTTTTCCGCGGTAACGGGATAACATCACGCGGTTTTGAATTTTATATGCTTTAGATTCTAGCTCTGCAAAAAAGCTGTTTAAACCTTCGAAATGTTTGTTACCATCCCAAATGAGTTGTTGCTGTTTTTCGGTAAGTTCGAAATAAGGTTTATGTATTGGGAAATCAAATTTATGCGAGTTGTTTACCAATTGATCTTTATACCAACTCATAGACTCACCACGCCAAGGGAAAATGGCGCTTTCGTAAACCGATAAAGCGGTGTTTGGTATAACTAAATCTTCATCGATACCAACAATATCTCCATAACCTTCGCATGTTGGACAGGCACCGTAAGGATTGTTAAAACTGAATAAATGCACATTAGGTTCTAAGAAGTTTAAGCCGTCTAACTCAAATTTATTACTAAACGTACGTTGTTTATTATCCTTTAGAGTTTCGATGGTACATTCGCCTTTACCTTCAAAAAATGCAGTTTGTATGGCATCGGCTAAGCGGTTGTAGAAATCTTCTTCGTGCTTAGTAATAATACGATCTACAACTAATAAAATCTTGTCTTTTTTACCAATTTTTGTAGCGTCGTCTATTCTAACAACGTCTTCATTAATTTTTATTCTAGCGTAACCTTGTTGATTTAAGGCCTTTAATTTATCTTCTATAGTTCGTCCTTCTTCTAAATGAATAGGAGCGAGGAGTAGCATTTTTTCGCGTTCAGGAAATGTTTTTAAGTAATTTAAAACATCGGTAACCGTATCTTTTTTAACTTCATCTCCAGAAACTGGTGATATTGTTTTACCTATTCTGGCAAATAATAACTTGAGGTAATCGTAAATTTCGGTTGTAGTACCTACGGTAGATCTTGGATTGGTAGAGTTTACCTTTTGCTCGATGGCTATGGCCGGTGCAATACCTTTTATATAGTCTACTTTTGGTTTGTTTAAACGCCCTAAAAACTGGCGCGCATAACTAGATAAACTTTCTACATAGCGACGTTGGCCTTCCGCGTAAAGCGTGTCGAAGGCTAAACTCGATTTTCCAGAGCCCGAAAGCCCCGTAATAACAACCAATTTGTTTCTTGGTATAACAACATCTATATTTTTAAGGTTGTGTAATTTGGCACCTTTTATAATGATGTTTTGTTTTGGATCAACTTCGGAAAGATTAGTAGTCATAGGCTTTTGTATGCAAATTTCACAAAGATAATATAAGTCTGTGAGCATAAAAAATAGAATGACTAGTAAAGAAATGTTAAAAAAAAATAATTAATTTTTGTTTTTTAGGAACGATTCTTGTTATCTTTGAATCAGCTAATTAATTATAAATCAACACCTGCCTATCGCATAACATTACTTTAAAAATTTTAATTTTTGAGAAAACCCAGTTTTCTTTACCATAAAGTAATGATTATGAAACACGAACCTACTACAGATGCTATTTTAGTTAGTAACTACATTAAAGGCGATGAATGTGCTTTAGAAGTACTTATAAAAAGGCACAAGCAAAGAATTTACAGTTTTATTTATTCGAAAGTATATGATGGCGATGTTGCCGACGATATTTTTCAGGATACTTTTATTAAGGTTATTAAAACCTTAAAACGAGGAGCTTACAATGAAGAAGGCAAATTTTTACCTTGGGTAATGCGTATTGCGCATAACTTGGTAATCGACTTTTTTAGAAAGAACAGCCGTATGCCTAAATTTGATAACACAGGCGAATTTAGTATTTTTTCGGTGCTTAGTGATAGCAGTTTAAATGCTGAAAAAGCAATTATTAAGGAACAGGTTGAGAACGATGTGCGCCGTTTGGTGGATGAGCTTCCGGAAGATCAACGTGATGTGCTTTTAATGCGTATTTATAATGATATGAGTTTTAAAGAAATATCTGAAAGAACAGGCGTTAGCATCAATACAGCTTTAGGAAGAATGCGCTATGCTTTAATAAACCTACGTAAAATAATTGAGAAGCATAACATTGTTTTAACCGATTAGTTTTACTAAATACAATAAAGTGAATTTTGCTGCGTTTACTATTTAAATTAACTTTAATTTGAAAGAAATGGAAAAAATTTACTCTAAGAAATCTATTGGAAATCCAGAAAAACTTGAGCCCAAGGAGGAGACTATTAATTTTCTTCTCAACTATTCCAAAGCGCTTAAAGTTGTGAAATATAACAATCTGGAGTTTGAAACGCTCTTAAATTAAAAAAATAAAAAAAACGTCTGAAATTATATTTCAGACGTTTTTTTATTTATTGTATATTGAAATTGTAGCACTCTTAAATTCCATAACGTTAAGGTTTGTAGAGCCGTAATGTTTTCATTTCTAGAACCAACTACGAGCTCGTCTTTAAATGATTTGATGAATTTAGTCCATAAGTTTCCTTTGGAGTCGTTTAGCAAAAAGTAAAAACCACTATCACCAATTTTCTTTCCTGAGGATGTTAAAATGAGTTCGCCGTTTTCTCCAACACTTGGACTTAAAATGACTGTAGCGTTCCCGTTTGGTAAAGGAAATATGGCTTTAATACACGTTTGTCCTGATGGTATTACGCAAGTTTCATAAACACCTGAATACACTACTTCTCCTGATGTTTTAAAAGTTCTAAGCCATATAGTGCGTTTAACTTTTTTTG
The window above is part of the Algibacter sp. L3A6 genome. Proteins encoded here:
- a CDS encoding NAD(P)H-dependent flavin oxidoreductase; this encodes METKLTTLLNIKHPIIQAPMFLVSNTAMVIEAMKSGIAGCIPALNYRTLEELKVAILELKAAKVEGGSFGFNLIVNKSNIKYKEQLRVLCEEGCDFIITSLGSPEETINQAHKAGIKVFCDVTDLHFAKKVEGLKADAAIAVNNEAGGHRGKLSPEALIKELKSNLNIPVISAGGVGCKVDIDKMISYGADGVSVGSPFIASVEAGVTEEYKQACVDYGAEDIVMTERISGTPCTVINTPYVQKIGTKSTWIESVLNKSKTLKKWVKMIRFSIGMKATEKAATKATYKTVWVAGPSISHTNAILPIRDIVKKLTS
- a CDS encoding aldo/keto reductase, translated to MQKRELGIHGFEVSEVGLGCWQLGADWGEGLSQEAGFEILNEAVKSGITFFDTADVYGNGKSETLIGEFLKTTHAPIRVATKFGRADNAYPNKYTKAILRQSVEASIARLGVESLDLLQLHCIPTQYLENGDVFDWLRELKAEGLIKHFGASVETVEEGLICLKQEGLLSLQVIFNIFRQKLVTDLLPQAQAKGVGIIVRLPLASGLLSGKFTKETVFPENDHRNYNKNGEAFNVGETFAGLPFQKGIEFVETIKKDILPSHLSMVQLALRWLLDHEAVSTIIPGASSPKHIISNAEASTLEALSPEVQEALIDLYKTQIHQEIRGGY
- the uvrA gene encoding excinuclease ABC subunit UvrA — translated: MTTNLSEVDPKQNIIIKGAKLHNLKNIDVVIPRNKLVVITGLSGSGKSSLAFDTLYAEGQRRYVESLSSYARQFLGRLNKPKVDYIKGIAPAIAIEQKVNSTNPRSTVGTTTEIYDYLKLLFARIGKTISPVSGDEVKKDTVTDVLNYLKTFPEREKMLLLAPIHLEEGRTIEDKLKALNQQGYARIKINEDVVRIDDATKIGKKDKILLVVDRIITKHEEDFYNRLADAIQTAFFEGKGECTIETLKDNKQRTFSNKFELDGLNFLEPNVHLFSFNNPYGACPTCEGYGDIVGIDEDLVIPNTALSVYESAIFPWRGESMSWYKDQLVNNSHKFDFPIHKPYFELTEKQQQLIWDGNKHFEGLNSFFAELESKAYKIQNRVMLSRYRGKTKCKTCNGKRLRVEANYVKVGSASISDLVEKPLDQLADFFNNLELNEHDTTIAKRLLKEINNRLEFLANVGLDYLTINRKSNTLSGGESQRINLATSLGSSLVGSMYILDEPSIGLHPKDTERLIMVLKSLRDLGNTVIVVEHDEDIMKAADSIIDIGPEAGTFGGHVVAQGDYDAILASDSLTAQYLNETLKIEVPKKRRQSKYYVDIKGARENNLKNIDVRFPLGMLTVVTGVSGSGKSTLVKKILHPALQKKLTDFGDKPGQFSSLEGNFTNIKQIEFVDQNPIGRSSRSNPVTYIKAYDDIRALFSKQKLSIIRNYQAKHFSFNVDGGRCETCKGEGEVTIEMQFMADVHLECETCKGKRFKKEVLEVTFADKNIDDILNLTIDDAVAFFEANDQAKIKNKLQPLQDVGLGYVTLGQSSSTLSGGEAQRIKLASFLGKGNKKEKALFIFDEPTTGLHFHDIQKLLKSFNALIENGHSIIVVEHNIELIKCADFIIDLGPKGGETGGNLVAVGTPEEIVKIKTSEIGKYLAEKI
- a CDS encoding RNA polymerase sigma factor: MKHEPTTDAILVSNYIKGDECALEVLIKRHKQRIYSFIYSKVYDGDVADDIFQDTFIKVIKTLKRGAYNEEGKFLPWVMRIAHNLVIDFFRKNSRMPKFDNTGEFSIFSVLSDSSLNAEKAIIKEQVENDVRRLVDELPEDQRDVLLMRIYNDMSFKEISERTGVSINTALGRMRYALINLRKIIEKHNIVLTD